In a genomic window of Penaeus chinensis breed Huanghai No. 1 chromosome 30, ASM1920278v2, whole genome shotgun sequence:
- the LOC125041343 gene encoding uncharacterized protein LOC125041343 translates to MFPLDAFHNGTNVLLQAVTNVLAGAGIRSVSVVHTADAEGEALMQHFVTAAEEGYRCLEQVLKAGDPADLVKPLRQGPGTVVLLGTRHKVQELARFLGAEGGPTDLLVLQDTGGPVPAAELEGVAKPTLILQRVAEALPDFSEHLQRDLSSGDGPRRQYVAALSECSSCDALDFAYDAAAPAAVTAVLTYAQALREAQAAHCGAEGGLCEGVRLLEYEEWKELLSQASPSDLASKAFPGLDTEGLSQGAEDSPRYAVKLLSPGNATNLTQVGHADETSAVLGQLKVNVPRCGKMCPCVRPTQPPSRSTPRPHPPPGNLEIRPSSPSRDGGGLDILGGAGWWSHVSWWPGDMPDPAHLSQSEVTAYVTAFFLLVVLFMSSTLACVYNLQKSPSRN, encoded by the exons ATGTTCCCCCTTGATGCTTTCCATAATGGCACGAACGTCCTCCTCCAGGCGGTGACCAACGTACTCGCCGGCGCCGGGATCAGGTCAGTGAGCGTGGTCCACACGGCGGACGCCGAGGGCGAGGCCCTCATGCAGCACTTCGTCACAGCCGCTGAGGAGGGCTACCGCTGCCTGGAGCAGGTGCTGAAGGCGGGGGACCCCGCCGACCTGGTCAAGCCCTTGCGCCAGGGCCCGGGCACGGTGGTCCTGCTGGGCACGAGGCACAAAGTGCAGGAGCTCGCGCGTTTCCTGGGCGCGGAGGGCGGGCCGACCGACCTCCTGGTGCTGCAGGACACGGGCGGGCCGGTGCCGGCGGCCGAGCTGGAGGGCGTGGCCAAACCCACCCTCATCCTGCAGCGCGTGGCCGAGGCGCTCCCCGACTTCTCCGAGCACCTGCAGCGGGACCTGTCCTCGGGGGACGGGCCGCGGCGCCAGTACGTGGCCGCCCTGTCAGAGTGCTCCTCGTGCGACGCCCTGGACTTCGCCTACGACGCAGCCGCGCCCGCCGCCGTCACCGCCGTCCTCACCTACGCCCAAGCGCTGCGGGAAGCTCAGGCCGCGCACTGTGGAGCCGAGGGAGGGCTGTGCGAGGGCGTGCGCCTCCTGGAGTATGAGGAGTGGAAGGAGTTGCTGTCCCAGGCGTCGCCCTCAGACTTGGCCTCCAAGGCTTTCCCCGGGCTGGACACCGAAGGCCTGAGCCAGGGCGCCGAGGACTCCCCCAGATACGCCGTGAAGCTCCTCTCGCCCGGCAACGCCACCAATCTGACGCAG GTGGGCCACGCCGACGAGACCTCGGCCGTCCTGGGCCAGCTGAAGGTGAACGTCCCTCGGTGCGGGAAGATGTGCCCTTGCGTCCGGCCGACGCAGCCGCCGTCCCGGTCCACGCCGAGGCCCCATCCGCCGCCGGGGAATCTGGAGATCAGGCCCTCATCGCCGTCGAGAG ACGGCGGTGGCCTCGACATCCTCGGTGGAGCGGGTTGGTGGAGTCACGTGTCATGGTGGCCAGGTGATATGCCCGACCCCGCCCACCTGTCACAGTCTGAAGTCACTGCTTATGTCACGGCTTTCTTCCTTCTCGTGGTCCTCTTTATGAGCTCTACTTTGGCGTGTGTTTACAACCTCCAAAAATCTCCGAGTAGAAATTAA